The sequence GGAAAGACGATCAATCATCGTGGATTCAGAACGCTTGCGCGCAAAGTCCGCCAACCAACGGAAGGCCAGTGCTTGGCGACGTTCGGGCCGCACCTCAACGGGAACCTGGTAGGTCGCACCGCCAACGCGGCGGGAACGCACCTCAACAGAGGGCTTTATATTATCAACCGCACCATGGAACAGCTGCACAGGATCAGAGCCTGACTTGGCACCGATCTTGTCCAAAGCACCGTAGACAATCTTTTCAGCAACAGCCTTCTTGCCATCCAGCATGATGGAATTGATGAACTTGGCGATTACAAGATCACCAAATTTCGCATCGGGCAGAATTTCGCGCTTTTCAGCTCTATGACGACGAGACATGGGTTATATTTCCCTGGAACCTGAGGACTTACTTCGGACGCTTCGCGCCATACTTCGAGCGACGCTGCTTGCGATCCTTCACGCCCTGGGTATCCAGGGTACCGCGGATGATATGGTAACGAACACCCGGCAAGTCAGGCACGCGCCCGCCGCGCGCCAGAACGACAGAGTGCTCCTGAAGGTTATGACCCTCACCAGGAATATAGGCCGTCACTTCAAAGCCATTGGTCAGACGAAGACGCGCCACTTTACGAAGCGCCGAGTTCGGCTTTTTCGGGGTCGTCGTATAAACACGGGTACAAACGCCACGTTTCTGTGGACAACCCTGCATAGCCGGGGCCTTGTTCCGTTTTACAGCCGGCTGGCGGCCTTGACGGACCAGCTGATTGATTGTCGGCATTGCCGTTCCTTCTTTACTTACGCTTGCGCGTTGCCTTTTTCGACACCTTTAATGGCGCCACTATTTCGCACGGCCGACGCCAAAAGACGCCCGCTCACACATCCCCGACCCAAAGCTGTTCCACAAGCAATTCCATAGAACAGACAAGCACGCAACACCCCAGAGAAACTCAAAGGCGATTCGGCTCTTATGCACGAAAGAGGCTGGCTTCAGAAAAACCGCCACACAATCGTGGCACACGATAAAACCGGGCAATCGAGGCGCGCATACTATGATCAGCCCCTGCCAGCGTCAAGAAAAAGCTTTTGGACAGGATTTCTGACAGGCACTGATATAGAAAAGGCCCAGGTCATAAAAACAATCATGACCCGGGCCATCTTGGCAAAACATGTTAAATCAACGGCAAGATGCCAAATCCTGCATGAAATCACTCAGCAGGAGGAACGACTCCAGCCGCTGATAATGACGAGATAACAGGTACCGACTCCGCTGCTGCTTCTTGGACAGCCGCAAGTTCCCGATCACGACGTGCCGCAACCTGACGGTACTTGTTCATCGCAGCACCCGTTCCGGCTGGAATCAGGCGACCAACGATCACATTTTCCTTCAGACCCACCAGAGCATCCACCTTGCCAGAGGTAGATGCTTCGGTCAGAACACGGGTCGTCTCCTGGAACGAAGCTGCAGAAACGAAAGAGTGGGTCTGCAAGGAAGCCTTGGTAATACCCTGAAGAACAGGAACACCAGCAGCCTCACGGCCCCCCTCACGAATGGTCTTCTCGTTTTCGTTCTGGAAGTCGATACGATCAACCTGCTCACCAACCAAGAAGGTGGTATCCCCAGCCTCAGAGATTTCAACCTTCTGAAGCATCTGACGAACAATGACCTCAATGTGTTTGTCATTAATCTTGACGCCCTGAAGACGATAAACGTCCTGAATCTCCTTGATCAGGTAGTCAGCCAGAGCCTCGACACCCATGACCCGCAGGATATCGTGCGGAACGGGGTTTCCATCCATCAACGGATCGCCCCTCTTGACATAATCGCCCTCTTGGACAGCCAAGTGCTTGCCCTTGGGAACCAAGTATTCCATCGGCTCGCCCGGACCATCTTCCGTGATGGGAACGACCAGAACACGGCGCTTGTTTTTGTAGTCCTTACCGAACTCAACCCGACCATCGATCTCGGCGATAATTGCGTGATCTTTTGGCTTGCGCGCTTCAAACAACTCGGCAACCCGGGGCAGACCACCGGTGATGTCGCGTGTTTTGGAGCTTTCGCGCGGAATACGCGCCAAAACGTCGCCTGCACTGACACGCTGTCCCGGCTCGACAGAAAGGATCGAGTCGACAGACATGTAATAACGTGCTTCAACCCCGCTCGGCAGCATGATCAGCTCGCCGGCCTCATCGCGCAGAGTAATTCTGGGACGCAGATCCGCACCACGGGGCTGCGATTTCCAGTCTACGACCACGCGCGAGGAAATACCGGTCGCTTCATCCATCTGTTCACGCATGGACACGCCTTCGACGAGATCCATAAAGTGAACCGTACCTTCCTTCTCTGTAATAATAGGCAGCGTATACGGATCCCACTCGGCCATCTTGGTCGCACGCGTCACATTCTGCCCATCTGTCACATACAGCTTTGCACCATAGGGAACACGATGACGGGCGCGCTCACGACTCGAGGCATCCAGCAGGACAACTTCGCAGTTGCGCGACAAGACGATATTGATGCCTTCGGAATTGCGGACAATACCAAGATTTTCCAGCTTCACGCGGGAGTCGAACGAGGCCTCGATGCTGGACTGCTCCGCACCACGCTGAGCCGCACCACCAATGTGGAACGTACGCATGGTCAACTGCGTACCCGGCTCACCAATGGACTGCGCCGCAATCACACCAACAGCCTCACCAATATTCACCGGCGTACCACGCGCCAAGTCACGACCATAGCACTTCGCACAGGTTCCTGTCTGTGTTTCGCATGTCAGAACCGAGCGAATAAGCAGAGACTCAACCCCGGCTGCCTCAATCCGCTCTACATCGGCTTCGGTAATAATTTCACCTTTGGGGAATACAACTTCACCCGTTGAGGGGTTCAGCGCATCTTCCGCAGCCGTCCGACCCAGAATACGTTCAGCAAGGGAAACAACCAGTTCACCACCGTCCATCACCGGAACAGCGGTCAAGCCACGCTCTGTTCCGCAGTCTTCTTCGGTGATAATGGCATCTTGGGCCACATCGACCAGACGGCGGGTCAGATATCCGGAGTTTGCTGTTTTCAGGGCTGTATCCGCCAGCCCCTTACGAGCACCGTGGGTAGAGTTGAAGTACTCAAGAACCGTCAAGCCTTCCTTGAAGTTCGACAGGATAGGCGTCTCGATGATTGAGCCGTCAGGCTTGGCCATAAGACCACGCATCCCGGCCAGCTGCTTCATCTGGGCTGCTGATCCACGCGCACCGGAGTGCGCCATCATGTAAACCGAGTTGATAGGCTTGCCCGGCTCGACGCGCGATATTTCCTTCATCATCTCGTCGGCAACACGATCCGTGCACTGCGACCAAGCATCAACAACCTTGTTGTACTTTTCGCCTTGGGTAATCAGGCCCTCTTGGTACTGCTGCTCGAACTCCTTAACCTGGGTCTCGGTCTCCATCACCAGCTTTTCCTTGGTGGCTGGGATGACCATGTCGTCCTTGCCGAAGGAAATACCGGCTTTTGCAGCCTGACGGAAGCCCAGAGCCATGATGCGATCACAGAAAATCACGGTCTCTTTCTGACCGCAGTGACGGTAAACCGTATCAATAACGTCCTGGATATCTTTCTTGCGCAGCAGGCGGTTGATTAGCTCGAAGGGCACCTTGGCGTGGTGCGGCAACACACTGGCCAAGATCATCCGGCCAGGGGTTGTAACCACCGTACGCACAACAGGCTGGCCTTCTGCATCCACAGTTTTCAACCGGGCCTTCACGCGGGCATGCAAAGAAACTGTGCCGGCATTCAGGGCATGCTCAATTTCAGCCAGATCGCCGAACGTGGTCCAACGCTCGTGCTCAACGCCATCAACCATGACCTTGGCAACACCGCCCTTCTCGCCTTCGCGTTCCAAGCTCATGTAGTACAGCCCCAGAACCATGTCCTGGGTTGGCACAATAATAGGCTTTCCGTTCGCCGGGCTAAGAATGTTGTTGGTCGACATCATCAACACACGGGCTTCCAGCTGCGCCTCAAGGGACAGCGGAACGTGCACGGCCATCTGGTCACCGTCAAAGTCGGCGTTAAATGCCGTACACACCAACGGATGCAGGTTAATCGCCTTACCTTCGACCAGAACCGGCTCAAATGCCTGGATCCCGAGGCGGTGCAGTGTTGGAGCACGGTTGAGCATCACGGGATGCTCGCGGATGACCTCTTCCAGAATATCCCAAACCTCGGGACGCTCCTTCTCGACCATACGCTTGGCTGCCTTGATGGTCGTGGCCAGACCGTACAGTTCAAGCTTGGAGTAGATAAAGGGCTTGAAGAGCTCCAGAGCCATCTTCTTCGGCAAACCGCACTGGTGCAGCTTCAACTCCGGACCAACCACGATGACCGAACGGCCGGAATAATCGACGCGCTTGCCAAGCAGGTTCTGACGGAAACGGCCCTGCTTGCCCTTGAGCATATCAGCCAAGGATTTAAGCGGGCGCTTGTTGGCACCGGTAATCGCACGACCGCGACGACCGTTGTCAAACAAGGCATCCACAGACTCCTGCAACATACGCTTTTCGTTGCGGATAATGATTTCCGGACAACGCAATTCGATCAAACGCTTGAGGCGGTTGTTACGGTTGATCACACGCCGGTACAGATCATTGAGGTCTGACGTAGCAAAACGACCACCGTCAAGAGGCACCAGCGGGCGCAATTCGGGCGGAATAACCGGAATAACTTCCAGAATCATCCACTCCGGACGACAGCTGGATTCCAGGAAAGCCTCAACAAGCTTCAGACGCTTGACCAACTTCTTGCGCTTGGCTTCCGAAGACGTCTCGCGCATTTCAGTCCGGATCTGAACCTTGAGCTCTTCAAGATCCAAGGCCATCAGCATATCGCGAATCGCTTCGGCACCAATTCCGGCCGTGAAGCTGTCCTCGCCGTATTCTTCTTGGGCACGCTGGTACTGCTCTTCTGTCAGCAGTTCATACTGCTTCAGAGGCGTCAGACCTGGTTCGATAACCAAGTAGTTTTCAAAATACAGAAGGCGTTCCAGATCCTTCAGCGTCATATCCAGCAACAAACCGATACGGCTGGGCAACGACTTCAGGAACCAGATATGAGCCACCGGAGCAGCAAGCTCGATATGCCCCATACGCTCGCGGCGAACTTTGGAAAGGGTGACTTCAACACCGCACTTTTCGCAAATAATGCCGCGGAACTTCATGCGCTTGTACTTGCCGCACAAGCACTCATAGTCCTTCACTGGCCCAAAGGTACGAGCGCAGAAAAGCCCGTCACGCTCTGGCTTGAAGGTACGATAGTTGATCGTTTCCGGCTTTTTGATCTCGCCAAAAGACCAAGAACGGATCTTCTCAGGGCTGGCGATGGAAATCTTGATCTGGTCAAACGACTGGCTGCCGCTGGCCTGACCGAAGATCTTCATGAGGTCATTCATGCCTGCTCTCCTGTCGCGGGAAGGGATGAAACCGCTCTTTGGTTTTCATCCCTCTGTCCGCGCTCTTCCTCTAAAAATGGTTACGTCGGGGGCTGTTCGATATGGACAGGGATTGCTTAGCTGTCGCTCTGCAAAAGCTCCACATCCAGACCCAACGACCGCATTTCTTTCACCAGAACGTTAAACGATTCAGGGATACCTGCCTCGAACGTATCGTCACCACGCACGATCGCCTCATAGACCTTCGTACGCCCGGACACATCGTCCGACTTGACCGTCAACATTTCCTGCAGGGTATAGGCTGCCCCATACGCCTCCAAGGCCCACACTTCCATTTCCCCGAAGCGCTGTCCACCAAACTGGGCCTTACCACCCAGAGGCTGCTGGGTTACCAGCGAATACGGGCCTATGGAACGGGCGTGTATCTTGTCATCGACCAAGTGGTGAAGCTTGAGCATGTAGATATAGCCCACAGTAACTTCCCGGTCGAATGGTTCACCCGTCCGACCGTCATACAGCATCACCTGACCAGATGTCTGCAGGCCGGCCATGGCCAAGTGCTCGGCAATGTCGCTTTCACGCGCACCATCGAACACAGGCGTAGCAATGGGGATACCATTTCTCAGGTTTGAGGCCAGCTCACGCACTTCCTCGTCACCCAGATCGGCAACCTCGGCTTTGTAAGCTTCTGGCCCATAGACAGCTTTCAGCTTGTCACGCAGGTCATCCATGGTCCGGTTGTTATACCGCACAGCATCCAGATACTCACCAACCTGCTTGCCAAGACCACGGCAGGCCCAGCCCAGATGGGTCTCTAGAATCTGCCCGACGTTCATACGGGAAGGCACGCCCAACGGATTGAGTACAATATCCACCTGCGTTCCATCAGCAAGGTAGGGCATGTCCTCAATTGGAACAATGCGGGAGATAACACCCTTGTTCCCATGGCGTCCGGCCATCTTGTCTCCGGGCTGCAACTTGCGCTTCACAGCCACGAAAACCTTGACCATCTTCAGAACGCCCGGGGGCAGCTCATCACCACGCTGCAGCTTCTCCACCTTGCTTTCAAAGCGGGCCTGAAGCTGGGCGATAGCCTCCTCGTGGGTCTTCTTCATCCCCTCGATCTCGGCCATAACATCATCCGCTTCAACAGCAAACTGACGCCACTGCCCTGGGGTATACTCCTTCAGGACTTCATCCGACAGCATAACACCGGCACGGAAACCACGTGGGCCGGCCACAGCCTTCTGCCCCAGCAGCTTCTCCTTCAGGCGATTGCTGAAAGAACCATCCAAGATAGCCCGTTCGTCATCACGGTCCTTGGCCAGCGCCTCGATCTCGGCACGCTCAATCGCCAAGGTACGCTCGTCTTTTTCCACTCCACGGCGGTTGAAGACACGCACCTCGACTATTGTGCCCTGTACACCCGGCGGCAAACGCAGCGATGTATCACGGACATCAGAAGCTTTCTCACCGAAAATGGCACGCAGAAGCTTTTCTTCTGGTGTCACAGGGCTTTCGCCCTTTGGCGTTACCTTGCCGACCAGAATATCCCCGGCTTTGACTTCAGCACCGATGTAAACAATGCCGGCTTCATCAAGATTGCGCAGGGCATCTTCACCGACGTTGGGAATGTCACGGCTGATTTCTTCCTGACCCAACTTGGTATCACGTGCCATGACTTCGAATTCTTCGATATGAATCGAGGTAAACACGTCATCGCGCACGATCCGCTCGGAAATCAGGATCGAATCTTCGTAGTTGAAGCCATTCCATGGCATGAAGGCGACCAGCACGTTACGTCCAAGAGCCAATTCACCCAAGTCAGTCGATGGGCCATCGGCAATAATATCGCCTTTGCGGACAATATCACCCACCTTGACCAAAGGACGCTGGGTAATACAGGTGCTCTGGTTTGAACGCTGGAACTTGGCCAGACGGTAGATATCCACACCGGAACGTGCCGCATCCACATCTTCGGTTGCCCGAATCACGATACGCGTTGCGTCAACCTGCTGGACAATACCGGTCCGACCAGCCGAAATGGCTGCCCCGGAATCACGGGCTACAACACCTTCCATACCGGTACCGACAAAAGGTGCTTCGGCACGGATCAGAGGCACAGCCTGGCGCTGCATGTTCGAGCCCATGAGGGCGCGGTTGGCGTCATCATTTTCCAAGAACGGAATCAGGGCTGCAGCCACAGAGACCAGCTGCTTGGGCGACACGTCAGCATAGTCAATGTCCGAAGGCGGAACCATAACGTAATCACTGGCTGCCCGACAGGACACCAGATCGCCAACAAAACGACCTTCTGCATCCAGCTCGGCATTGGCCTGAGCTACTGTGTAGCGACCTTCTTCCATTGCGGACATGTAAATGACTTCATCAGTCACACGCCCGTCGACAACCTTGCGATAAGGAGCCTCGATAAACCCGTACTGATTGACACGGGCATACGTTGCCAAGCTGTTGATCAGACCAATATTCGGCCCTTCCGGCGTTTCAATCGGGCAGATACGACCGTAGTGAGTCGGGTGAACGTCGCGAACCTCGAACCCGGCACGCTCACGTGTCAGACCACCTGGGCCCAAGGCCGACAAACGCCGCTTGTGCGTCACTTCTGACAGCGGGTTGGTCTGGTCCATAAACTGTGAGAGCTGCGAAGACCCAAAAAACTCACGCACAGCAGCAGCAGCAGGCTTGGCATTGACAAGATCATGAGGCATGACCGTATCAATATCCACGCTGGACATACGCTCGCGGATTGCGCGCTCCATACGAAGCAGGCCAACACGGTACTGGTTTTCCATCAATTCGCCGACAGAGCGAACACGGCGGTTACCAAGGTGATCGATATCATCGATCTCCCCACGGCCATCTTTCAGCTCTACCAATACCTTAATAATACGCAGTATATCATCACGACGTAGAACACGAACCGTGTCCGGAGCCTCATCCATCGACAGACTCAAGCGGGAGTTCATCTTCACGCGACCAACGGCCGAAAGATCATAACGCTCCGGATCAAAGAACAAACCACGGAACAGCAGCTCAGCCGCTTCAAGTGTCGGCGGCTCACCCGGGCGCATAACGCGATAAATGTCAATCAGCGCTTCTTCACGGCAGGTATTCTTGTCCGCAAACAACGTATTACGGATATACGGCCCAACCTGAACATGATCGATATGCAGAGTTGGCAGCTCGTCAATGCCATTCCTGTCAAGCTCTGCCAAGGTTGCTTCGGTGATTTCCTGACCCGCTTCAAGGAATACCTCCCCTGTCGCAGGATTGATGATGTCTTCGGCAACATAGCGCCCGACGAGATCCTCAACCGGCACACGCATCTCCGAAAGCCCGTCATCGATCAGCTTCTTGCCAAGACGTGGGCTAACTTTGGTACCGGCTTCTGCTTTCAGCTCACCCGTAGCAGCATTGATCAGATCATAGGGAAGCTTTACGCCCTTCAGACGTTCGGGAACGAAAGCCGTCTTCCACCCACGAGTATCAGCCGTATAGACAATACGGTCGTAGAAATAGTTCAGGATATCTTCAGCACACAGCCCAGTCAGCTCAGCCGGATCCAGCGGCTGGCGGGCACGGGCACGCTCCGCGCGCAAAGCCTCTGCAGCCTTGGAATCAAGCGCATACAACAAGGTGCTGACCGGCAGCTTGCGGCGACGGTCAATACGGACATAGACCATGTCCTTTGCATCAAACTCAAAATCCAGCCACGAGCCACGGTAGGGAATCACGCGTGCGGCAAAGAGGTATTTGCCTGACGAATGGGTCTTGCCCTTGTCATGATCAAAAAACACACCAGGAGAACGGTGCATCTGGGAAACAATGACACGCTCGGTACCATTCACAATAAAGGTACCGTTACGGGTCATCATGGGCATATCCCCCATGTAGACATCCTGTTCCTTGATATCGCGAACAGAACGGGCACCCGTATCTTCATCAATATCCCAGACGACCAAACGAAGAGTCACCTTCAGCGGAGCCGCAAAGGTCATCCCTCGTTGCTGACACTCGTCAACATCATACTTGGGCTCTTCCAGCTCATAGCGGACAAACTCAAGCTCGCCCTTTCCGGCAAAGTCCTTGATCGGAAAAACTGACTTGAACACTTCCTGCAAACCCGAAGGGGCTCTTTTATCCGCAGGGATTCCTGTCTGTAGGAACTGATCGTAGGAGTTTTTCTGAACCTCGATCAGGTTCGGCATGGGGGCCACCGTGCGGATGCGCCCAAAATTCTTACGTACCCGTTTCCGACCTGTAAAGGACCTGGCCATTGTCGCTCCTTAGTCTGTGACATGTCTGCATGAATCCAACGATCTTGCAGACTGAACGCGGCCCACCCCTGAAATATCCAGAAGTAAGGCCGTGGCAGAAGGCGCCAGAGCATGCACCAAACCGCCATTCCCGAAATACAAGGTGGCTCAGTCCCACTGCCCGTATGTGCCCTGTCATACGGCGTCCGGACTGACCTCCGCAAAACCTGGAACGACCAGATTCTGGGGAGGAACCCTGAAACATCAAAATTCACTGCTACGCAGCGATCCCCGCTTTTCTAACACCCCACGCCTCATCCTGCAATTCAGGATTAAGAACGCCAGCGTGCCGGGGATCACGAATGCAACCCCCGGCAAAACTGGAATAGCAGAACGGAAATTACTTCAGCTCAACCTTGGCACCAGCCTTTTCAAGCTGGTCCTTGATCTTCTGGGCATCTTCCTTGGAAGCAGCTTCCTTCACGGTCTTCGGCGCACCTTCAACCAGATCCTTGGCTTCCTTCAGACCCAGACCGGTGATCGCACGAACTTCCTTGATCACGTTGATCTTGTCTTTCGCATCGACAGAAGCGAGAACAACATCAAACTCTGTCTTTTCTTCAGCAGCCGGGGCAGCAGCGCCCGGGGCAGCAGCAGCGACAGCCACCGGAGCGGCAGCGGAAACGCCCCACTTCTCTTCCAGCAGCTTGGACAGTTCAGCGGCTTCAAGAACAGTCAAGGAGGACAGTTCATCAACAAGCTTGGCAAGATCAGCCATTTTTTTACTCCGTATGTCAGCCGGGCCCAATACACATCAAGCAATCCGGCAAATGTTTTTCTTCCCCGCCTACTGCGGGAAAACAGCGACTCAGGCGGCCTCGCCCTTGGTTGCATAGGCACTGAGAACACGGGCCACGCCGGCGCCGGGCTGAGACAGCACGGTCGCCACACGTGTGGCCGGAGTTTGCAGCATGCCAACCAGCTTGGCACGAAGTTCATCGAGACTGGGCAAGGATGCCAAGGCCTTGACGCCATCGACGTTCAGGGCATTTCCATCCATGACACCGCCAAGAATAATCAACTTTGGATTCGTCTTGGCAAACTCGACCATAGCCTTCGCAGCAGCTACCGGATCAGCCGACACGGCCATGCCGGTCGGTCCGGTAAGAAGGCTGGAAAGGCCATCAAACTTCGTACCCTCAAGAGCAATACGCGTGAGCCGATTCTTGGTTACACGGAAACTGGCGCCTACTGCGCGCATCTGCTTACGAAGAGCTTCCAGATCCGCCACGGTCAGCCCAGAATAATGGGCAACCACGACGGTGGATACTTCTCCGAACAGACCGTGGAGTTCGGACACCAACTCCTGTTTCTGTTCACGGTTCACGGTGCGTCTCCGCTTCTTCACCCTGATCCGGCAAACATACCGGACAGGATTGGTTGCGACGTCCTCCAATACAAGAAGTACGGAGGGTATCATCTGCCCCGGAAGCTGAAACTCGACAACGGAACTCTGACACACAAGCATCAGGAAAACCGACTGACAAACTCTTCAACTCCCGTCTGTACAGGTGGGGCGCTCCCCTCTTAGACCTTACCTACGCAAGGCACCCGTAGTCTTGGACAGGTTATAAACCCCGGCTTAACCGGAGCCTCTGCCAAGGCGGCATAAAAACCGCCCTAACAGATAGCAGCATTACCCCGCAATGGAAGCAATACTGACTTTAACGCCCGGCCCCATGGTGGAGCTGAGCGAAACTTTCTGCATATAGGACCCTTTCGCCCCAGATGGCTTCGCCTTCTGAAGAGCATCAACAAAAGCCCGAACATTCTCTACCAGCTTACCCTCATCAAAGGAAGCCTTACCGATACCTGCATGAACAATACCGGCCTTTTCGACACGGAACTGAACCTGACCTGCCTTGGCTGCCTTGACAGCAGAGGCAACATCCACCGTCACTGTACCCAGCTTTGGATTAGGCATCAGACCACGAGGACCAAGAATCTTTGCAACACGTCCGACCAGACCCATCATATCGGGCGATGCAATGCAACGATCAAAGTCAATCTTGCCCTGCTGGATTGATTCCAGAAGCTCCTCGGCACCGACAATATCAGCTCCAGCAGCCTTCGCTTCATCAGCCTTGCCGGCCTTTGCAAACACAGCAACCCGAACAGCTTTTCCTGTTCCGTGCGGCAACTCCACAACACCGCGAACCATCTGGTCGGCGTGCCGGGGATCAACACCCAGATTAACGGCAACCTCGATTGTCTCGTCAAATTTGGCCCGAGAGCCTCCTTTTACAAGACCAACCGCTTCAACTAATGTATACAGCTTCTCGCGATTAACGCCTTCATAAGCTGCGGACAGACGCTTGCCAAGCTTTGCCATCGTCCCTTACTCCTCAACCACCAGACCCATGGAACGAGCAGAGCCCCTGATCATCTCAGCGGCCGATTCAATTGTATCGCAGTTAAGATCAACCATCTTAACCTGAGCAATCTTGTGAATCTGCGCCATAGTGATCCGGCCAACGCTTGCACCACGACCCGGCGTTGTAGACCCTTTGGCAACACTGGCTTCTTTCTTCAAGAAGTAGCTGACAGGCGGCGTCTTGAGAACAAAAGAGAACGTACGATCGCCATAGGCCGTGATGACAACAGGAATTGGCGTACCCGGCTCAATCCCTTGGGTTGCCGCATTGAAGCCCTTACAGAACTCCATGATATTCAGACCACGCTGACCAAGCGCCGGACCAATCGGCGGAGATGGATTAGCTTTGCCTGCCGGCACCTGCAGCTTGACATAACCAACTATTTTTTTTGCCATTTTTTACCTCATCACAAAGAAAGGCGGTGGTACAGCCCGGCACAGGCCTCCCACACAAAAACTCCCGAGCAGCGCAAACCGCATACAGCAGGAGCCCCCTAGACCTTTTCGACCTGGGAGAACTCAAGATCTACGGGCGTAGCACGACCGAAGATAGACACAGAAACCTTCAAACGGGCACGCTCTTCATCGACTTCTTCAACCATTCCATTGAAGGAAGCAAATGGGCCATCCGCAACACG comes from Haematospirillum jordaniae and encodes:
- the rpsG gene encoding 30S ribosomal protein S7, whose amino-acid sequence is MSRRHRAEKREILPDAKFGDLVIAKFINSIMLDGKKAVAEKIVYGALDKIGAKSGSDPVQLFHGAVDNIKPSVEVRSRRVGGATYQVPVEVRPERRQALAFRWLADFARKRSESTMIDRLSGELLDAANNRGGAVKKREDTHRMAEANKAFSHYRW
- the rpoB gene encoding DNA-directed RNA polymerase subunit beta; the encoded protein is MARSFTGRKRVRKNFGRIRTVAPMPNLIEVQKNSYDQFLQTGIPADKRAPSGLQEVFKSVFPIKDFAGKGELEFVRYELEEPKYDVDECQQRGMTFAAPLKVTLRLVVWDIDEDTGARSVRDIKEQDVYMGDMPMMTRNGTFIVNGTERVIVSQMHRSPGVFFDHDKGKTHSSGKYLFAARVIPYRGSWLDFEFDAKDMVYVRIDRRRKLPVSTLLYALDSKAAEALRAERARARQPLDPAELTGLCAEDILNYFYDRIVYTADTRGWKTAFVPERLKGVKLPYDLINAATGELKAEAGTKVSPRLGKKLIDDGLSEMRVPVEDLVGRYVAEDIINPATGEVFLEAGQEITEATLAELDRNGIDELPTLHIDHVQVGPYIRNTLFADKNTCREEALIDIYRVMRPGEPPTLEAAELLFRGLFFDPERYDLSAVGRVKMNSRLSLSMDEAPDTVRVLRRDDILRIIKVLVELKDGRGEIDDIDHLGNRRVRSVGELMENQYRVGLLRMERAIRERMSSVDIDTVMPHDLVNAKPAAAAVREFFGSSQLSQFMDQTNPLSEVTHKRRLSALGPGGLTRERAGFEVRDVHPTHYGRICPIETPEGPNIGLINSLATYARVNQYGFIEAPYRKVVDGRVTDEVIYMSAMEEGRYTVAQANAELDAEGRFVGDLVSCRAASDYVMVPPSDIDYADVSPKQLVSVAAALIPFLENDDANRALMGSNMQRQAVPLIRAEAPFVGTGMEGVVARDSGAAISAGRTGIVQQVDATRIVIRATEDVDAARSGVDIYRLAKFQRSNQSTCITQRPLVKVGDIVRKGDIIADGPSTDLGELALGRNVLVAFMPWNGFNYEDSILISERIVRDDVFTSIHIEEFEVMARDTKLGQEEISRDIPNVGEDALRNLDEAGIVYIGAEVKAGDILVGKVTPKGESPVTPEEKLLRAIFGEKASDVRDTSLRLPPGVQGTIVEVRVFNRRGVEKDERTLAIERAEIEALAKDRDDERAILDGSFSNRLKEKLLGQKAVAGPRGFRAGVMLSDEVLKEYTPGQWRQFAVEADDVMAEIEGMKKTHEEAIAQLQARFESKVEKLQRGDELPPGVLKMVKVFVAVKRKLQPGDKMAGRHGNKGVISRIVPIEDMPYLADGTQVDIVLNPLGVPSRMNVGQILETHLGWACRGLGKQVGEYLDAVRYNNRTMDDLRDKLKAVYGPEAYKAEVADLGDEEVRELASNLRNGIPIATPVFDGARESDIAEHLAMAGLQTSGQVMLYDGRTGEPFDREVTVGYIYMLKLHHLVDDKIHARSIGPYSLVTQQPLGGKAQFGGQRFGEMEVWALEAYGAAYTLQEMLTVKSDDVSGRTKVYEAIVRGDDTFEAGIPESFNVLVKEMRSLGLDVELLQSDS
- the rpoC gene encoding DNA-directed RNA polymerase subunit beta' translates to MNDLMKIFGQASGSQSFDQIKISIASPEKIRSWSFGEIKKPETINYRTFKPERDGLFCARTFGPVKDYECLCGKYKRMKFRGIICEKCGVEVTLSKVRRERMGHIELAAPVAHIWFLKSLPSRIGLLLDMTLKDLERLLYFENYLVIEPGLTPLKQYELLTEEQYQRAQEEYGEDSFTAGIGAEAIRDMLMALDLEELKVQIRTEMRETSSEAKRKKLVKRLKLVEAFLESSCRPEWMILEVIPVIPPELRPLVPLDGGRFATSDLNDLYRRVINRNNRLKRLIELRCPEIIIRNEKRMLQESVDALFDNGRRGRAITGANKRPLKSLADMLKGKQGRFRQNLLGKRVDYSGRSVIVVGPELKLHQCGLPKKMALELFKPFIYSKLELYGLATTIKAAKRMVEKERPEVWDILEEVIREHPVMLNRAPTLHRLGIQAFEPVLVEGKAINLHPLVCTAFNADFDGDQMAVHVPLSLEAQLEARVLMMSTNNILSPANGKPIIVPTQDMVLGLYYMSLEREGEKGGVAKVMVDGVEHERWTTFGDLAEIEHALNAGTVSLHARVKARLKTVDAEGQPVVRTVVTTPGRMILASVLPHHAKVPFELINRLLRKKDIQDVIDTVYRHCGQKETVIFCDRIMALGFRQAAKAGISFGKDDMVIPATKEKLVMETETQVKEFEQQYQEGLITQGEKYNKVVDAWSQCTDRVADEMMKEISRVEPGKPINSVYMMAHSGARGSAAQMKQLAGMRGLMAKPDGSIIETPILSNFKEGLTVLEYFNSTHGARKGLADTALKTANSGYLTRRLVDVAQDAIITEEDCGTERGLTAVPVMDGGELVVSLAERILGRTAAEDALNPSTGEVVFPKGEIITEADVERIEAAGVESLLIRSVLTCETQTGTCAKCYGRDLARGTPVNIGEAVGVIAAQSIGEPGTQLTMRTFHIGGAAQRGAEQSSIEASFDSRVKLENLGIVRNSEGINIVLSRNCEVVLLDASSRERARHRVPYGAKLYVTDGQNVTRATKMAEWDPYTLPIITEKEGTVHFMDLVEGVSMREQMDEATGISSRVVVDWKSQPRGADLRPRITLRDEAGELIMLPSGVEARYYMSVDSILSVEPGQRVSAGDVLARIPRESSKTRDITGGLPRVAELFEARKPKDHAIIAEIDGRVEFGKDYKNKRRVLVVPITEDGPGEPMEYLVPKGKHLAVQEGDYVKRGDPLMDGNPVPHDILRVMGVEALADYLIKEIQDVYRLQGVKINDKHIEVIVRQMLQKVEISEAGDTTFLVGEQVDRIDFQNENEKTIREGGREAAGVPVLQGITKASLQTHSFVSAASFQETTRVLTEASTSGKVDALVGLKENVIVGRLIPAGTGAAMNKYRQVAARRDRELAAVQEAAAESVPVISSLSAAGVVPPAE
- the rpsL gene encoding 30S ribosomal protein S12, producing the protein MPTINQLVRQGRQPAVKRNKAPAMQGCPQKRGVCTRVYTTTPKKPNSALRKVARLRLTNGFEVTAYIPGEGHNLQEHSVVLARGGRVPDLPGVRYHIIRGTLDTQGVKDRKQRRSKYGAKRPK